A single Lolium perenne isolate Kyuss_39 chromosome 6, Kyuss_2.0, whole genome shotgun sequence DNA region contains:
- the LOC127307849 gene encoding low molecular mass early light-inducible protein HV90, chloroplastic, with protein MTTVVALSSFAAGAAAPRVRAAVGLQHGAGASFGARSPPVAGKTAQRRHGLVVRAQNDPKPTTKASTKFWDVLSFNGPAPERINGRLAMLGFVAALSVEASRGVGLLSQAESGAGLAWFAATTAVFSVASLVPLLKGESPEERAGPIMNANAELWNGRLAMLGIVALAATEYLTGAPFVDV; from the exons ATGACGACCGTGGTGGCACTGAGTTCTTTCGCGGCCGGTGCCGCTGCGCCGCGCGTGCGCGCCGCCGTTGGCCTGCAGCATGGCGCCGGCGCCAGCTTTGGTGCCCGGTCACCGCCGGTGGCCGGGAAGACCGCACAGCGCCGACACGGCCTCGTCGTGAGGGCGCAGAATGACCCCAAGCCCACGACCAAG GCGAGCACAAAATTCTGGGACGTGCTGTCGTTCAACGGCCCGGCACCAGAGCGCATCAACGGGCGGCTGGCGATGCTGGGCTTCGTGGCGGCGCTCTCCGTGGAGGCATCCCGCGGCGTCGGGCTTCTATCGCAGGCGGAGAGCGGCGCCGGGCTGGCGTGGTTCGCGGCCACGACGGCAGTGTTCTCGGTAGCGTCGCTGGTGCCGCTCCTCAAGGGAGAGAGCCCCGAGGAGAGGGCCGGCCCCATCATGAACGCCAACGCGGAGCTCTGGAACGGCCGGCTCGCGATGCTCGGCATCGTCGCGCTCGCCGCCACGGAGTACCTCACCGGCGCACCCTTCGTCGACGTCTAG